One part of the Eriocheir sinensis breed Jianghai 21 unplaced genomic scaffold, ASM2467909v1 Scaffold442, whole genome shotgun sequence genome encodes these proteins:
- the LOC126992327 gene encoding demethylmenaquinone methyltransferase-like isoform X1, which translates to MSEGGSQGDVAMRVDANVHRPGITPEEMAAGYDEWSENYEEMMIWKGGYRGPAITLEEALRWVPLERRAKARVLDVAAGTGCVGRELHREGFRHIDAVDPSEGMMKQRETGIYTNDFLEFIGSGHSTVPKDTYDLVVISGGMGEGHIPVSGLDDLVRVAKNGGFVIIVMRHEYLQTVPSYKDKLEPYMDQLEADGKWKKVERRIVPNYFCDKEGLVFVFRITKPE; encoded by the exons atgtctgagggcggcagtcagggcgacgtggcaatgagggtggACGCGAACGTCCACAGGCCGGGgatcacgccggaggagatggcggccggctacgacgagtggtccgagaactacgaggagatg atgatctggaaaggcgggtaccgtggccccgccatcacgttggaggaggcgctgcgttgggtacccctggagcggcgagccaaggccagggtgctggacgtggccgccgggacggggtgtgtgggccgcgaactccaccgggaaggcttcag gcacatagacgctgtggacccgtcggagggcatgatgaagcagcgggagactggcatctataccaacgacttcctggagtttatcggcagcggacactccaccgtgcccaaag acacatacgacctggtggtcatctcgggcggtatgggcgaaggtcacatcccagtcagtggcctcgacgacctggtgcgcgtcgcaaagaatg gaggcttcgtgatcatcgtgatgcgccatgagtacctacagaccgtgccttcctacaaggacaagctggagccttacatggaccagctggaggcggacgggaagtggaagaag gtggagcggcgcatcgtcccaaactatttctgtgacaaggagggtctcgtcttcgtcttccgcatcactaagcctgagtga
- the LOC126992327 gene encoding uncharacterized protein LOC126992327 isoform X2 yields the protein MSEGGSQGDVAMRVDANVHRPGITPEEMAAGYDEWSENYEEMMIWKGGYRGPAITLEEALRWVPLERRAKARVLDVAAGTGCVGRELHREGFRHIDAVDPSEGMMKQRETGIYTNDFLEFIGSGHSTVPKGGFVIIVMRHEYLQTVPSYKDKLEPYMDQLEADGKWKKVERRIVPNYFCDKEGLVFVFRITKPE from the exons atgtctgagggcggcagtcagggcgacgtggcaatgagggtggACGCGAACGTCCACAGGCCGGGgatcacgccggaggagatggcggccggctacgacgagtggtccgagaactacgaggagatg atgatctggaaaggcgggtaccgtggccccgccatcacgttggaggaggcgctgcgttgggtacccctggagcggcgagccaaggccagggtgctggacgtggccgccgggacggggtgtgtgggccgcgaactccaccgggaaggcttcag gcacatagacgctgtggacccgtcggagggcatgatgaagcagcgggagactggcatctataccaacgacttcctggagtttatcggcagcggacactccaccgtgcccaaag gaggcttcgtgatcatcgtgatgcgccatgagtacctacagaccgtgccttcctacaaggacaagctggagccttacatggaccagctggaggcggacgggaagtggaagaag gtggagcggcgcatcgtcccaaactatttctgtgacaaggagggtctcgtcttcgtcttccgcatcactaagcctgagtga
- the LOC126992327 gene encoding demethylmenaquinone methyltransferase-like isoform X3, which translates to MSEGGSQGDVAMRVDANVHRPGITPEEMAAGYDEWSENYEEMMIWKGGYRGPAITLEEALRWVPLERRAKARVLDVAAGTGCVGRELHREGFRHIDAVDPSEGMMKQRETGIYTNDFLEFIGSGHSTVPKDTYDLVVISGGMGEGHIPVSGLDDLVRVAKNGGAAHRPKLFL; encoded by the exons atgtctgagggcggcagtcagggcgacgtggcaatgagggtggACGCGAACGTCCACAGGCCGGGgatcacgccggaggagatggcggccggctacgacgagtggtccgagaactacgaggagatg atgatctggaaaggcgggtaccgtggccccgccatcacgttggaggaggcgctgcgttgggtacccctggagcggcgagccaaggccagggtgctggacgtggccgccgggacggggtgtgtgggccgcgaactccaccgggaaggcttcag gcacatagacgctgtggacccgtcggagggcatgatgaagcagcgggagactggcatctataccaacgacttcctggagtttatcggcagcggacactccaccgtgcccaaag acacatacgacctggtggtcatctcgggcggtatgggcgaaggtcacatcccagtcagtggcctcgacgacctggtgcgcgtcgcaaagaatg gtggagcggcgcatcgtcccaaactatttctgtga